Proteins found in one Triticum urartu cultivar G1812 chromosome 4, Tu2.1, whole genome shotgun sequence genomic segment:
- the LOC125553596 gene encoding VQ motif-containing protein 31-like, whose product MERNPRTPAPRVYTEVPPETIFVPATTSTFKEVVQRLTGQPAAANTVAHGYGATVQQPPPPPVPLAAGIVSPYTHPLPLLSDMPGLCIANKAVKVNTLFPMTSASMLAEDVEVEMVDAEEEKAIKEGRFYLLPSGRCRCCHAEPKLLPLFPGAE is encoded by the coding sequence ATGGAGCGCAACCCCAGGACGCCGGCTCCCCGGGTGTATACGGAGGTCCCGCCGGAAACAATATTCGTGCCTGCCACCACGTCGACGTTCAAGGAGGTGGTGCAGCGTCTCACCGGCCAGCCGGCGGCCGCAAATACCGTCGCCCATGGCTATGGTGCCACCGTGCagcagccaccgccgccaccgGTGCCACTCGCGGCCGGCATCGTCTCGCCATATACGCACCCGCTACCACTGTTGTCGGACATGCCGGGCCTGTGCATCGCCAACAAGGCGGTGAAGGTGAACACACTGTTCCCGATGACATCGGCGTCAATGCTCGCTGAGGACGTGGAGGTGGAGATGGTGGACGCTGAAGAGGAGAAGGCCATCAAGGAGGGGAGGTTCTACCTGCTTCCGTCGGGAAGGTGCCGCTGCTGTCACGCCGAGCCGAAACTGCTTCCATTGTTTCCAGGAGCGGAGTAG